A genomic window from Ignavibacteria bacterium includes:
- a CDS encoding ABC transporter permease, whose translation MRTIIDFLKKEFLQLKRDPRMLPIIFVAPILQLIIIGYAVTFDVKNISLVICDLDSSQMSREFYQSFESSGYFNIEYFIENIEEVDYYLDKSLANIVIVIPKNFSHNISRGALTKIQVLLDGADANSANISMSYTSSIVVNYNQKILIEFKDKSGYELNFARVIPETRVWFNPELISAKYFVPGVIGLLLTLMTVLLTAMAIVKEKEIGTLEQLIVTPIKSWELIVGKLVPFIIIGFIDVIIVVTAGILLFNVPLKGNFFLLLLSCIPFLFSTLGLGMFVSTISRTQQQAMMMSVFIVMLPFIYLSGFTFPIENMPEIIQFTTHFIPLKYFLIILRSLFLKGVGISEIWDEMLIMFVIGIVIFVLSLLRFHKRLE comes from the coding sequence ATGAGAACGATAATTGATTTTTTGAAGAAAGAATTTCTTCAGTTAAAACGCGATCCTCGAATGCTGCCGATAATTTTTGTTGCGCCCATACTTCAGCTTATCATAATTGGCTATGCAGTAACTTTCGATGTGAAAAATATTTCACTTGTGATTTGCGATCTTGACAGCTCACAAATGAGCAGAGAATTTTATCAATCATTTGAATCAAGCGGCTATTTTAATATAGAGTACTTTATAGAGAATATTGAAGAAGTTGATTATTACCTCGATAAATCGCTTGCAAATATTGTAATCGTAATTCCAAAGAATTTTTCGCACAACATTTCAAGAGGAGCGTTGACAAAAATTCAAGTATTACTCGACGGAGCCGATGCGAACTCTGCTAATATCAGCATGAGCTATACGTCGAGCATTGTAGTCAATTACAATCAAAAAATACTCATTGAGTTTAAAGATAAATCTGGCTATGAATTGAATTTTGCAAGAGTTATACCTGAAACAAGAGTCTGGTTCAATCCCGAGCTGATAAGTGCGAAATATTTTGTCCCAGGAGTAATTGGACTTCTGCTAACGCTGATGACAGTATTGCTAACGGCAATGGCAATTGTGAAAGAAAAAGAAATAGGAACGCTCGAACAATTAATCGTAACTCCAATAAAATCGTGGGAGTTAATTGTCGGTAAGCTCGTTCCGTTCATCATCATCGGGTTCATTGATGTAATAATCGTAGTAACGGCTGGCATTTTGCTTTTCAATGTTCCATTAAAAGGAAATTTCTTTCTGCTCCTTTTGAGCTGCATTCCATTTTTGTTTTCGACACTCGGACTTGGAATGTTCGTCTCAACTATTTCCCGTACACAGCAGCAGGCGATGATGATGTCAGTATTCATTGTGATGCTTCCATTTATATACCTTTCTGGATTTACATTTCCAATTGAAAATATGCCCGAGATAATTCAATTCACAACCCATTTTATTCCGCTAAAATATTTTTTGATAATTTTAAGAAGCTTGTTCTTAAAAGGCGTTGGTATTTCAGAAATTTGGGATGAGATGCTGATAATGTTTGTTATTGGTATCGTGATCTTTGTACTAAGTCTTTTGAGGTTTCATAAGAGGTTGGAGTAA
- a CDS encoding DNA-binding protein, whose product MNYLGNKEILNNHKIGFLCSRKVPADSILKTYDWAIKQRDEGKCIISGFHSKIEKDVFEILLKGKQPIILILARSIMKRWTQEIIHALERNRLLIISPFDSSIKRITTETAAKRNELLITLADEIFIPYQANDGIVQKVISAIANQKIITYL is encoded by the coding sequence AAGAAATATTAAACAACCACAAAATCGGTTTCCTATGTTCCCGCAAAGTTCCGGCTGACAGTATCCTTAAAACCTATGATTGGGCAATAAAGCAAAGAGACGAAGGTAAATGCATCATTTCAGGCTTTCATTCAAAAATAGAAAAGGACGTCTTTGAAATTTTATTGAAAGGGAAACAGCCGATTATTTTAATTCTTGCACGGAGTATCATGAAGCGTTGGACACAAGAAATTATTCATGCATTGGAGCGAAACAGATTATTAATTATCTCCCCGTTCGATAGCTCTATCAAACGAATTACTACAGAAACTGCAGCAAAAAGAAACGAATTGCTTATTACATTAGCTGATGAAATTTTTATTCCATATCAAGCAAACGACGGCATAGTACAAAAGGTTATTTCTGCAATAGCCAATCAAAAAATAATAACTTACCTTTAA
- a CDS encoding ABC transporter permease has product MQLFNSKLFQKIAASFGRIAPIAKKEFIQFIRDRRSLLVFTFVPMFMLLLFGYALNLDVKHVPTIIWDQAKSSLSRDFIQSVTNNEYFDIIKNVSSYEEVEHLINNGNAKVAFILPIDFDKKILKNENVQCQVIIDGSESNTASSIIGYINYYSNTFNLKKVKEKNSGELPFANIELVPRVWYNPELKTANFFVPGLIAFILMIMAVIATALSMVREKERNTVEQIIVSPIRMYELVIGKLSAPGVIALFAAILVLITGWIFFGVNVKGSLVLLLIYTIVFLFTALGVGILVSVVSSSQQVAFFISVIITLLPTLVFSGFIFPLKSMPVILQYISYIIPAKYYLTALRGIILKGVGFSYLWEQMVYMLIFLFMIFLASVIILKKKGLE; this is encoded by the coding sequence ATGCAATTATTTAACTCGAAATTATTTCAAAAAATTGCAGCAAGCTTTGGAAGAATTGCTCCAATTGCAAAAAAAGAATTCATACAGTTCATTAGGGATAGACGCAGTCTTCTTGTATTTACATTTGTGCCTATGTTCATGCTGCTTTTATTCGGCTATGCACTTAATCTCGATGTTAAACATGTTCCAACAATTATTTGGGATCAAGCGAAATCAAGCTTGAGCCGTGATTTCATTCAATCGGTTACTAACAACGAGTACTTTGATATCATTAAGAATGTGAGCAGCTATGAAGAGGTCGAACATCTCATAAACAACGGAAATGCGAAAGTTGCTTTTATATTGCCGATTGATTTCGACAAGAAGATTCTTAAGAATGAAAATGTTCAATGCCAAGTTATTATCGATGGGAGCGAATCGAACACAGCATCAAGCATCATTGGATATATTAATTATTATTCGAATACCTTCAATCTAAAAAAAGTAAAAGAAAAAAATTCCGGTGAATTGCCATTTGCAAACATTGAGCTTGTACCAAGAGTCTGGTATAATCCCGAATTGAAAACAGCCAACTTCTTTGTACCAGGATTGATAGCTTTCATTCTAATGATAATGGCGGTTATTGCTACAGCACTCTCAATGGTCAGAGAAAAAGAAAGGAATACGGTTGAACAAATCATTGTCTCGCCAATAAGGATGTATGAACTCGTTATTGGTAAACTTTCAGCGCCGGGTGTGATTGCGTTGTTCGCAGCGATATTAGTTTTAATTACAGGCTGGATTTTTTTCGGTGTCAATGTTAAAGGAAGTCTTGTTCTCCTTTTGATTTATACAATTGTTTTTCTTTTTACTGCACTAGGTGTTGGTATTTTAGTTTCGGTAGTTTCTTCCAGCCAGCAGGTTGCATTTTTTATTTCAGTGATTATTACACTTCTTCCAACACTTGTTTTTTCAGGTTTTATTTTTCCATTAAAGAGTATGCCGGTGATTCTCCAATACATCAGTTATATCATTCCAGCAAAATATTATTTAACTGCGCTGCGCGGAATTATTTTAAAGGGAGTTGGATTCTCCTACCTTTGGGAGCAAATGGTATATATGCTCATTTTTCTTTTTATGATATTTTTAGCTTCCGTAATCATACTTAAGAAAAAAGGGTTGGAATGA